The Sporichthyaceae bacterium region GAGTTCCGAGCCACCGCACCACCGCCCGGCGGGCGGCCGACTCCGAACACCGTGGGACCAGAATCAGGGCTACCCGGCCCTGTCCACATCAGCCGACCCGACCGACTCGAATCACCCGAACGGCCGAGTCGAAACCCGACATCGTGCGCGATTCCCCCTCAGCCCAGACCCAGGGCTCGGTAAATCTCCAGGGTCGCGGTGGAGCGATTCAACGTGTAGAAGTGCAAACCGGGCGCACCGCCCTCCAGCACCCGGGCGCACAACTCACCGGCCACCTCCACCCCGATCTTGCGCACCTCAGCCGGGTCGTCGGCCACCGCCTCCAGTCGCTCCGCCAGCGCCGCCGGGAACACCGCCCCGGACAACTCGGCGAACCGCTTTATCTGCGAGACGTTGGTGACCGGCATGATCCCCGGCAGGATCGGGATCGTGCAGCCGTGCGCCGCCGCGCGGTCGACCAATCGGAAGTAATCGTCGGCGTCGAAGAAGAACTGGGTGATCGCGAAGTCCGCGCCCGCCTGCGCCTTGCGGGCCAGGTAGCGCGCATCGGTCTCCAGATCGGGGGACTCGGGGTGGCCCTCCGGCCACGCGGCCACCCCGACACAGAACCCGCCGAGTTCGCGCAGCATGCCG contains the following coding sequences:
- the metF gene encoding methylenetetrahydrofolate reductase [NAD(P)H] translates to MTTGGGGRSGRAGLASTMRELLASGGRSYSFEFFPPATDEGERTLWQAIRRLEPLGPTFVSVTYGAGGSTRDRTVRIVENIATETTLTAVGHLTCVGHSRTELRNVIGGFAAAGIRNVLALRGDMPGGPTAAWERHPDGLEHADELVGMLRELGGFCVGVAAWPEGHPESPDLETDARYLARKAQAGADFAITQFFFDADDYFRLVDRAAAHGCTIPILPGIMPVTNVSQIKRFAELSGAVFPAALAERLEAVADDPAEVRKIGVEVAGELCARVLEGGAPGLHFYTLNRSTATLEIYRALGLG